In the genome of Phlebotomus papatasi isolate M1 chromosome 2, Ppap_2.1, whole genome shotgun sequence, one region contains:
- the LOC129802020 gene encoding glycerol-3-phosphate acyltransferase 3 isoform X3, whose translation MTFIQVMCGVGSSLMVTPVLMFILCIIFVGSLGKSFGIRRLYVNFLLKIFEYGRVNIETAKKSRYAEVGATETDDDSSATPQIPIAEKVMANGNGFLGKTQSNGNHLISRDPLILAPDAEYQSTKKELQRKISSSDGEISDEFNPENEEKNFEFNLENCLDYVKAGMEAIIEDDVTSRFEAEELKNWNLLTRTNRHYEFISWRLTVIWMCGFFVRYAVLMPLRVLICFFGVMWLVVCTALVGSLPDNEFKRWTVPPILRHCFSILASSVSTVITYHNEENRPVNGICVANHTSPIDALVLMHDNCYSLIGQRHGGFLGVLQRALARASPHIWFERAEAKDRLAVAQRLRHHVSNPRNPPILIFPEGTCINNTSVMQFKKGSFEVGGVIYPVAIKYDARFGDAFWNSSRYSMMQYLYMMMTSWAIVCDVWYLPPMFRQEGESAIDFANRVKSVIAKQGGLVDLMWDGQLKRMKPKKEWREKQQEEFTKRLKGE comes from the exons AAATCCTTTGGAATACGACGACTCTACGTTAACTTCCTGCTCAAAATATTTGAG TATGGGCGAGTTAATATTGAGACAGCTAAGAAATCTCGGTATGCCGAAGTTGGGGCCACAGAAACAGACGATGACAGTTCTGCTACACCTCAAATACCCATCGCTGAGAAAGTAATGGCCAATGGGAATGGATTCTTGGGAAAGACTCAATCAAATGGTAACCATTTGATTTCGAGAGATCCTCTGATTCTGGCTCCGGACGCTGAATATCAATCGACAAAGAAGGAActacaaagaaaaatttctagtAGCGATGGAGAGATAAGTGATGAATTTAATCCTGAG aacGAGGAGAAAAACTTTGAGTTCAATCTGGAAAATTGTCTGGATTATGTGAAGGCGGGAATGGAAGCCATAATTGAGGATGATGTGACATCTAGATTTGAAGCTGAAGAACTCAAAAATTGGAATCTTCTAACACGGACTAATCGTCACTATGAATTTATATCGTGGCGTTTAACAGTGATTTGGATGTGTGGATTCTTCGTGAGATATGCAGTTCTGATGCCACTCAGAGTCCTTATATGCTTTTTTGGG GTAATGTGGCTGGTTGTTTGCACAGCATTAGTGGGATCGTTGCCAGATAATGAGTTCAAGAGATGGACTGTGCCACCAATTTTGAGGCactgtttttcaattttggccAGTTCAGTATCCACAGTCATCACTTACCACAATGAAGAGAATCGACCAGTCAATGGGATTTGTGTAGCAAATCACACATCACCAATCGATGCCCTCGTTCTCATGCACGACAATTGCTACTCACTG ATAGGGCAAAGACATGGAGGATTTTTGGGTGTTTTGCAACGTGCCCTGGCCAGAGCATCACCCCATATTTGGTTCGAGCGGGCTGAAGCAAAGGATCGGTTGGCAGTAGCTCAGCGTCTACGACATCATGTTTCGAATCCTAGAAACCCACCGATTCTCATCTTCCCGGAAGGAACTTGCATCAACAATACCTCTGTTATGCAATTCAAAAAAGGCAGCTTTGAAGTAGGAGGGGTCATCTATCCCGTCGCAATCAA atATGATGCTCGTTTTGGCGATGCCTTTTGGAACAGTTCACGTTATTCTATGATGCAGTATCTGTACATGATGATGACATCATGGGCGATTGTTTGTGATGTGTGGTATTTACCACCAATGTTCAGGCAAGAAGGCGAGTCAGCAATTGACTTTGCGAACCGAGTGAAGAGTGTAATTGCAAAACAGGGTGGCCTAGTGGATCTTATGTGGGATGGCCAGCTAAAGAGGATGAAGCCAAAAAAGGAATGGAGAGAAAAGCAGCAAGAAGAATTTACTAAGAGACTCAAAGGTGAATAG
- the LOC129802020 gene encoding glycerol-3-phosphate acyltransferase 3 isoform X2 gives MTFIQVMCGVGSSLMVTPVLMFILCIIFVGSLGKSFGIRRLYVNFLLKIFEYGRVNIETAKKSRYAEVGATETDDDSSATPQIPIAEKVMANGNGFLGKTQSNGNHLISRDPLILAPDAEYQSTKKELQRKISSSDGEISDEFNPENEEKNFEFNLENCLDYVKAGMEAIIEDDVTSRFEAEELKNWNLLTRTNRHYEFISWRLTVIWMCGFFVRYAVLMPLRVLICFFGVAWAVISFAIIGCIPMRRLRRHLNDEAFKITFRLISNSISAVITFHNPEYRPRNCGFCVANHTSPIDISILSTDCTYSLIGQRHGGFLGVLQRALARASPHIWFERAEAKDRLAVAQRLRHHVSNPRNPPILIFPEGTCINNTSVMQFKKGSFEVGGVIYPVAIKYDARFGDAFWNSSRYSMMQYLYMMMTSWAIVCDVWYLPPMFRQEGESAIDFANRVKSVIAKQGGLVDLMWDGQLKRMKPKKEWREKQQEEFTKRLKGE, from the exons AAATCCTTTGGAATACGACGACTCTACGTTAACTTCCTGCTCAAAATATTTGAG TATGGGCGAGTTAATATTGAGACAGCTAAGAAATCTCGGTATGCCGAAGTTGGGGCCACAGAAACAGACGATGACAGTTCTGCTACACCTCAAATACCCATCGCTGAGAAAGTAATGGCCAATGGGAATGGATTCTTGGGAAAGACTCAATCAAATGGTAACCATTTGATTTCGAGAGATCCTCTGATTCTGGCTCCGGACGCTGAATATCAATCGACAAAGAAGGAActacaaagaaaaatttctagtAGCGATGGAGAGATAAGTGATGAATTTAATCCTGAG aacGAGGAGAAAAACTTTGAGTTCAATCTGGAAAATTGTCTGGATTATGTGAAGGCGGGAATGGAAGCCATAATTGAGGATGATGTGACATCTAGATTTGAAGCTGAAGAACTCAAAAATTGGAATCTTCTAACACGGACTAATCGTCACTATGAATTTATATCGTGGCGTTTAACAGTGATTTGGATGTGTGGATTCTTCGTGAGATATGCAGTTCTGATGCCACTCAGAGTCCTTATATGCTTTTTTGGG GTTGCGTGGGCTGTTATATCTTTTGCCATTATTGGATGTATTCCAATGAGACGTTTGAGGCGTCATCTTAATGATGAGGCCTTTAAGATAACATTCAGATTGATATCCAATTCAATTTCTGCGGTCATAACATTCCACAATCCCGAGTACCGGCCAAGAAATTGCGGTTTCTGCGTGGCAAATCATACATCACCAATTGACATATCAATCTTATCGACTGATTGCACATATTCTTTG ATAGGGCAAAGACATGGAGGATTTTTGGGTGTTTTGCAACGTGCCCTGGCCAGAGCATCACCCCATATTTGGTTCGAGCGGGCTGAAGCAAAGGATCGGTTGGCAGTAGCTCAGCGTCTACGACATCATGTTTCGAATCCTAGAAACCCACCGATTCTCATCTTCCCGGAAGGAACTTGCATCAACAATACCTCTGTTATGCAATTCAAAAAAGGCAGCTTTGAAGTAGGAGGGGTCATCTATCCCGTCGCAATCAA atATGATGCTCGTTTTGGCGATGCCTTTTGGAACAGTTCACGTTATTCTATGATGCAGTATCTGTACATGATGATGACATCATGGGCGATTGTTTGTGATGTGTGGTATTTACCACCAATGTTCAGGCAAGAAGGCGAGTCAGCAATTGACTTTGCGAACCGAGTGAAGAGTGTAATTGCAAAACAGGGTGGCCTAGTGGATCTTATGTGGGATGGCCAGCTAAAGAGGATGAAGCCAAAAAAGGAATGGAGAGAAAAGCAGCAAGAAGAATTTACTAAGAGACTCAAAGGTGAATAG
- the LOC129802020 gene encoding glycerol-3-phosphate acyltransferase 3-like isoform X1: protein MTFIQVMCGVGSSLMVTPVLMFILCIIFVGSLGKSFGIRRLYVNFLLKIFEYGRVNIETAKKSRYAEVGATETDDDSSATPQIPIAEKVMANGNGFLGKTQSNGNHLISRDPLILAPDAEYQSTKKELQRKISSSDGEISDEFNPENEEKNFEFNLENCLDYVKAGMEAIIEDDVTSRFEAEELKNWNLLTRTNRHYEFISWRLTVIWMCGFFVRYAVLMPLRVLICFFGVAWAVISFAIIGCIPMRRLRRHLNDEAFKITFRLISNSISAVITFHNPEYRPRNCGFCVANHTSPIDISILSTDCTYSLVMWLVVCTALVGSLPDNEFKRWTVPPILRHCFSILASSVSTVITYHNEENRPVNGICVANHTSPIDALVLMHDNCYSLIGQRHGGFLGVLQRALARASPHIWFERAEAKDRLAVAQRLRHHVSNPRNPPILIFPEGTCINNTSVMQFKKGSFEVGGVIYPVAIKYDARFGDAFWNSSRYSMMQYLYMMMTSWAIVCDVWYLPPMFRQEGESAIDFANRVKSVIAKQGGLVDLMWDGQLKRMKPKKEWREKQQEEFTKRLKGE, encoded by the exons AAATCCTTTGGAATACGACGACTCTACGTTAACTTCCTGCTCAAAATATTTGAG TATGGGCGAGTTAATATTGAGACAGCTAAGAAATCTCGGTATGCCGAAGTTGGGGCCACAGAAACAGACGATGACAGTTCTGCTACACCTCAAATACCCATCGCTGAGAAAGTAATGGCCAATGGGAATGGATTCTTGGGAAAGACTCAATCAAATGGTAACCATTTGATTTCGAGAGATCCTCTGATTCTGGCTCCGGACGCTGAATATCAATCGACAAAGAAGGAActacaaagaaaaatttctagtAGCGATGGAGAGATAAGTGATGAATTTAATCCTGAG aacGAGGAGAAAAACTTTGAGTTCAATCTGGAAAATTGTCTGGATTATGTGAAGGCGGGAATGGAAGCCATAATTGAGGATGATGTGACATCTAGATTTGAAGCTGAAGAACTCAAAAATTGGAATCTTCTAACACGGACTAATCGTCACTATGAATTTATATCGTGGCGTTTAACAGTGATTTGGATGTGTGGATTCTTCGTGAGATATGCAGTTCTGATGCCACTCAGAGTCCTTATATGCTTTTTTGGG GTTGCGTGGGCTGTTATATCTTTTGCCATTATTGGATGTATTCCAATGAGACGTTTGAGGCGTCATCTTAATGATGAGGCCTTTAAGATAACATTCAGATTGATATCCAATTCAATTTCTGCGGTCATAACATTCCACAATCCCGAGTACCGGCCAAGAAATTGCGGTTTCTGCGTGGCAAATCATACATCACCAATTGACATATCAATCTTATCGACTGATTGCACATATTCTTTG GTAATGTGGCTGGTTGTTTGCACAGCATTAGTGGGATCGTTGCCAGATAATGAGTTCAAGAGATGGACTGTGCCACCAATTTTGAGGCactgtttttcaattttggccAGTTCAGTATCCACAGTCATCACTTACCACAATGAAGAGAATCGACCAGTCAATGGGATTTGTGTAGCAAATCACACATCACCAATCGATGCCCTCGTTCTCATGCACGACAATTGCTACTCACTG ATAGGGCAAAGACATGGAGGATTTTTGGGTGTTTTGCAACGTGCCCTGGCCAGAGCATCACCCCATATTTGGTTCGAGCGGGCTGAAGCAAAGGATCGGTTGGCAGTAGCTCAGCGTCTACGACATCATGTTTCGAATCCTAGAAACCCACCGATTCTCATCTTCCCGGAAGGAACTTGCATCAACAATACCTCTGTTATGCAATTCAAAAAAGGCAGCTTTGAAGTAGGAGGGGTCATCTATCCCGTCGCAATCAA atATGATGCTCGTTTTGGCGATGCCTTTTGGAACAGTTCACGTTATTCTATGATGCAGTATCTGTACATGATGATGACATCATGGGCGATTGTTTGTGATGTGTGGTATTTACCACCAATGTTCAGGCAAGAAGGCGAGTCAGCAATTGACTTTGCGAACCGAGTGAAGAGTGTAATTGCAAAACAGGGTGGCCTAGTGGATCTTATGTGGGATGGCCAGCTAAAGAGGATGAAGCCAAAAAAGGAATGGAGAGAAAAGCAGCAAGAAGAATTTACTAAGAGACTCAAAGGTGAATAG